Proteins encoded within one genomic window of Phototrophicus methaneseepsis:
- a CDS encoding M24 family metallopeptidase translates to MSFDYQARMQALIASVDADVVALVPGANMVYFTGLHFHLSERPTIAFLSKDGLSLIVPELEQAKITQRPDLDARMFTWTDDTGHEGSFQEAVTTLGLTSKVLGVDGMTMRVFEWLALAQCGVELATSKDVSAALLLQRAKKTPEEVDAMRRAIALSEAALQDTLDYAKPGMTEKQITAKLTDALAAHGSQGHAFSPIVLTGPKSALPHGMPGDRVLGEDEFLLIDYGGTMDEYPADITRTFCLGTPSDEMRKIYGAVLQANLAAQAAAKPGIACSAVDKAARDVIEAAGYGEYFIHRTGHGLGLEGHEWPNIASNNDMLLEPGMVFTIEPGIYIPEIGGVRIEDNMLITEDGAESLTSYPRELT, encoded by the coding sequence ATGTCATTCGATTATCAGGCGCGGATGCAGGCGCTCATCGCATCCGTTGATGCAGATGTGGTGGCACTTGTTCCAGGTGCCAATATGGTCTACTTCACAGGCCTGCACTTCCACCTCAGTGAGCGGCCTACTATTGCCTTCCTCAGCAAAGATGGCCTATCGCTCATCGTGCCAGAGCTAGAGCAGGCTAAAATCACGCAACGCCCAGACCTGGACGCACGCATGTTTACATGGACAGATGATACAGGCCATGAAGGCAGCTTCCAGGAAGCCGTAACGACACTGGGCCTAACCAGCAAAGTACTTGGTGTTGATGGGATGACGATGCGCGTCTTTGAGTGGCTGGCACTGGCCCAATGTGGCGTGGAACTGGCTACTAGCAAAGATGTGAGCGCGGCCCTGCTGCTGCAAAGGGCGAAGAAGACCCCGGAAGAAGTCGATGCAATGCGGCGTGCTATCGCCCTGAGCGAAGCAGCCCTACAGGATACGCTCGATTATGCCAAACCTGGCATGACAGAAAAACAGATCACAGCCAAATTAACCGACGCCCTCGCCGCACACGGCAGCCAGGGTCATGCCTTCTCGCCGATTGTCCTGACTGGACCTAAGAGTGCGCTGCCCCATGGCATGCCCGGTGACCGCGTGTTGGGTGAAGATGAATTTTTGCTCATTGATTATGGCGGCACCATGGATGAATATCCGGCGGATATTACGCGCACGTTCTGCCTGGGGACCCCCAGCGATGAAATGCGCAAAATTTATGGTGCCGTGCTACAAGCGAACCTAGCAGCCCAGGCGGCCGCTAAACCCGGTATTGCGTGCAGCGCCGTTGATAAAGCCGCACGCGATGTAATCGAAGCAGCAGGCTATGGCGAATACTTCATCCACCGTACAGGGCATGGTCTGGGCTTAGAAGGCCATGAATGGCCGAACATCGCCAGCAACAACGATATGCTGCTGGAACCGGGTATGGTCTTCACCATTGAGCCGGGGATTTACATCCCGGAAATCGGGGGCGTGCGAATCGAAGACAACATGCTCATCACAGAAGACGGCGCAGAATCGCTGACGTCTTATCCGAGGGAACTGACGTAA
- a CDS encoding DUF1045 domain-containing protein, which translates to MAKFAVYYIPPPESDLYQRGSEILGYDVRTGRFLPADNPTRAALPEFDETWVLQPQTYGFHVTTGYALYYDVEQLPQIEQAMEDVFNCFSAGVPFAFTPATERIAFWRDNICVLHMVPNPAMLMLHTMLIARVNPYGTASNISRSYAGRTDLDPVRAHRVRQYYTPYILDGWAPHFTLMMPYEGKRPKIMQQALLDLFSPEPVAVNSICLVVRDDDEGHYRLHREFMLSDYPQPL; encoded by the coding sequence ATGGCGAAATTTGCGGTTTACTATATCCCGCCACCAGAGAGCGACCTATATCAGCGTGGCAGCGAAATCCTGGGTTATGACGTGCGTACGGGGCGTTTTTTGCCTGCTGATAACCCCACACGTGCCGCTTTACCGGAGTTTGATGAAACGTGGGTTTTGCAGCCACAGACATATGGCTTCCACGTTACAACAGGCTATGCCCTGTACTATGATGTTGAACAACTGCCACAGATTGAACAGGCGATGGAAGATGTGTTCAACTGCTTTAGCGCAGGGGTCCCCTTCGCTTTCACACCGGCCACAGAGCGTATTGCCTTTTGGCGAGACAATATATGTGTGCTTCACATGGTGCCAAATCCGGCTATGCTGATGCTGCATACCATGCTGATTGCCCGCGTCAATCCTTACGGAACAGCCTCTAATATCAGCCGATCATATGCTGGGCGGACGGATTTAGACCCGGTGCGGGCCCATCGAGTGCGCCAGTATTATACGCCTTATATCCTGGATGGCTGGGCTCCTCACTTTACATTGATGATGCCCTACGAAGGGAAGCGGCCAAAGATAATGCAGCAGGCTTTGCTCGATTTATTCTCGCCGGAGCCTGTGGCCGTCAATAGCATTTGCCTCGTTGTCCGTGATGATGATGAGGGTCACTACCGATTACACCGCGAGTTTATGCTCTCGGATTACCCCCAACCTTTATAA
- a CDS encoding HEAT repeat domain-containing protein: MADSTRSVKSIISELRDINKEKRRTAVMKLGMIGGEEASRALIRTLENEYEDLIVRGRAAMMLGKLGETSAVSALIRALNAPGYQTPLYAAQALGMIGDDRAIIPLVTMANAHTDRLHDVAVDSLQKLGFEWQSESETPSSKTDNDLEPEIIP; encoded by the coding sequence ATGGCGGACTCCACACGTTCCGTAAAGAGTATTATCAGCGAACTGCGCGATATCAACAAAGAGAAGCGCCGTACGGCTGTCATGAAGCTCGGGATGATTGGTGGAGAAGAAGCCTCACGCGCTCTTATACGGACGTTGGAAAATGAATATGAAGACCTCATCGTCCGGGGCCGTGCAGCGATGATGCTCGGGAAACTCGGAGAAACATCCGCAGTTTCAGCCCTCATACGTGCTCTCAATGCTCCTGGATATCAGACGCCCCTTTATGCCGCACAGGCACTTGGAATGATCGGTGATGATCGTGCGATCATCCCCCTGGTCACAATGGCAAATGCGCATACAGATCGGCTTCATGATGTCGCCGTAGACTCACTCCAGAAATTGGGGTTTGAGTGGCAGTCAGAATCCGAAACACCCAGTTCGAAAACCGATAATGACCTGGAACCGGAAATCATCCCATAA
- a CDS encoding tetratricopeptide repeat protein, which translates to MAVSQTQVDTEKPIDVSQLVRLGQIAANEGDRASAHRLLQQAAMLSPANEQIWQALLQVVDTDDDRYICLHNIVSINPENTQAQQQLKRFQELSAKSEAADQPAKKRKLTLGRLVDGTLWIVEGLVILMLIGLAIVLVVYVFD; encoded by the coding sequence ATGGCTGTTTCACAGACTCAAGTTGATACTGAAAAGCCGATTGACGTCTCCCAACTTGTGCGGTTGGGGCAAATTGCCGCCAATGAGGGCGATCGTGCGAGCGCGCATCGGTTGTTGCAGCAAGCGGCGATGCTTTCCCCTGCAAATGAACAAATCTGGCAGGCTTTGCTCCAAGTCGTGGATACAGACGATGATCGTTATATTTGCCTGCACAACATCGTTTCTATCAATCCTGAAAATACACAGGCCCAGCAGCAGTTAAAGCGCTTTCAGGAATTAAGTGCCAAGTCGGAAGCCGCAGATCAACCCGCTAAAAAACGCAAGTTGACGCTGGGTCGCCTTGTTGATGGGACGCTGTGGATTGTCGAAGGGCTGGTCATCTTAATGCTGATTGGACTGGCTATTGTGCTGGTGGTGTACGTGTTTGATTAG
- a CDS encoding response regulator, with product MPGKVLYIEDNPMNTRLIAVILRRTNYVFLNAESGPEGIKMAQDYLPDLILLDINMPDMDGIEVCRRLRALPQFSKTSIIAVTAWVTEDERESYIRKGFDDFLPKPVNRFVLLRMIDERIGHLNESVKDDTGEFASQS from the coding sequence ATGCCCGGCAAGGTTTTATATATCGAAGATAACCCGATGAACACGCGTTTGATCGCTGTAATTTTGCGTCGAACGAATTATGTGTTTCTAAATGCGGAATCTGGCCCAGAGGGAATTAAAATGGCCCAGGATTATCTCCCGGACCTAATCTTGCTGGATATTAATATGCCAGATATGGATGGCATTGAAGTCTGTCGTCGCTTGCGAGCATTGCCGCAGTTTTCCAAGACGTCAATTATCGCCGTCACGGCCTGGGTAACGGAGGATGAACGTGAGAGCTATATTCGCAAAGGCTTCGATGACTTCCTGCCAAAGCCTGTGAATCGCTTCGTCCTGTTACGGATGATTGATGAGCGTATTGGTCATCTGAACGAATCGGTTAAGGACGATACGGGCGAATTTGCCTCACAATCCTAG
- a CDS encoding fumarylacetoacetate hydrolase family protein yields MKWIRFQDDDGVFFGRVEGDTVKKTGLTWEEVLAGQQGDDLATYLFSDVKLLVPVERPSKIVAVGQNYMDHCREQNVAPPERPILFTKFTTSLIGPGDAIEWQEGLTEQVDFEVELAVVIGKEARRVSEEDALDYVFGYTVANDVSARDLQYGDKQWVRGKSLDTFCPMGPCVVTADEIPDPQALNLKTTLNEAVMQDSHTGEMIFNVRHLIAFCSNAFTLLPGDVLLTGTPNGVGKFREPPVFMQNGDTITVEIEGIGSIINPVRVV; encoded by the coding sequence ATGAAATGGATACGCTTTCAAGATGATGATGGCGTGTTTTTTGGTAGGGTAGAAGGGGACACTGTCAAGAAGACCGGCCTGACCTGGGAAGAGGTCCTGGCTGGGCAGCAGGGGGATGATCTGGCGACCTATTTATTTTCTGATGTCAAGCTGCTGGTCCCTGTGGAGCGTCCTTCCAAGATTGTGGCGGTTGGTCAGAATTATATGGACCACTGCCGTGAACAAAATGTTGCTCCGCCGGAACGCCCCATTTTGTTTACGAAATTCACCACAAGTTTGATTGGCCCTGGCGATGCTATCGAATGGCAGGAAGGGCTGACAGAACAGGTCGATTTTGAAGTCGAACTGGCTGTGGTAATCGGCAAGGAAGCGCGTCGCGTTAGCGAAGAAGATGCGCTGGATTATGTCTTTGGCTATACCGTCGCTAATGATGTGAGCGCGCGTGACCTGCAATATGGTGATAAGCAGTGGGTTCGCGGTAAAAGCCTGGATACATTCTGCCCGATGGGGCCATGCGTCGTCACCGCGGATGAAATCCCGGACCCGCAGGCGCTTAACCTGAAGACCACGCTCAACGAGGCAGTCATGCAGGACAGCCACACAGGTGAGATGATCTTCAACGTTCGTCACCTGATTGCATTCTGCTCCAACGCGTTTACGCTGCTGCCCGGTGACGTTCTGCTGACAGGGACGCCCAATGGCGTTGGGAAGTTCCGCGAACCGCCTGTATTCATGCAAAATGGCGATACGATCACGGTTGAAATTGAGGGTATTGGCTCCATCATCAACCCTGTACGCGTGGTTTAA
- a CDS encoding aminotransferase class V-fold PLP-dependent enzyme, translated as MPDNLLSWREEFPILEKCTYLINNSLGAMPRGVYDSLATYADTWSTLGVSSWGHALGDNPTWWELNGAVGDKIAPLMGAPAGTVLVHQNASIANSILFSGLDFSDTKRNKVVITDMDFPSDVYVLRRWLPDHMQIHTVRTHDGISIDTDELLDAIDENTRLVSVSHVLFKSAYIMPAKEIVAKAHRVGAQVVFNGYHSIGIIPVDVQEMNVDFYIGGTLKWMCGGPGGVFMYVRPDLLPSLEPKVTGWFAHKHPFAFDLENFDLREDAYRLMNGTPGIASLYAIQPGVDIMNQVGVENIRRKSVRQTTALIEMADAMGYEVVSPRESQFRAGTVTVAPPEAYAVSRELIARNIIIDYREGAGIRIAPHFYNSDEEIRMTLQTIATILEDGSWRQHAQNRDFVT; from the coding sequence ATGCCAGACAATTTACTAAGCTGGCGGGAAGAATTCCCAATATTAGAGAAATGTACCTATCTCATCAATAACAGCCTGGGGGCGATGCCGCGCGGTGTTTATGATAGCCTCGCCACGTATGCGGATACATGGTCAACATTAGGCGTTAGTTCCTGGGGCCATGCCCTGGGCGATAACCCGACCTGGTGGGAGTTAAATGGCGCGGTGGGGGATAAAATCGCGCCATTGATGGGCGCTCCTGCCGGAACAGTCCTCGTCCATCAGAATGCGAGTATCGCTAACAGCATCCTCTTTAGCGGGCTGGATTTTAGCGATACGAAGCGCAATAAGGTCGTCATTACGGATATGGATTTTCCGTCGGATGTGTATGTGCTGCGGCGCTGGCTGCCGGACCATATGCAAATCCATACCGTGAGGACGCATGATGGCATCTCCATTGATACCGATGAATTGCTCGATGCGATAGATGAAAATACGCGTCTTGTGAGTGTGTCGCATGTGCTCTTCAAGAGTGCGTATATCATGCCTGCCAAAGAGATTGTCGCTAAGGCGCATCGCGTGGGCGCGCAAGTGGTCTTTAATGGCTACCATAGCATCGGCATTATTCCCGTTGATGTCCAGGAGATGAATGTCGATTTTTATATTGGTGGCACCCTGAAGTGGATGTGCGGTGGTCCGGGTGGCGTCTTTATGTATGTGCGTCCAGATCTTCTGCCTTCCCTGGAGCCGAAAGTGACGGGCTGGTTTGCTCATAAGCACCCCTTTGCCTTCGATCTGGAGAACTTTGACCTGCGCGAAGATGCCTACCGCCTGATGAACGGTACGCCCGGTATTGCTTCGCTTTATGCGATTCAGCCCGGCGTAGATATCATGAATCAGGTTGGTGTCGAGAATATTCGTCGTAAATCGGTCCGCCAGACGACCGCTTTAATCGAAATGGCAGACGCAATGGGCTATGAAGTCGTGTCACCCAGGGAGAGCCAATTCCGTGCCGGGACGGTCACTGTAGCCCCGCCAGAAGCCTATGCTGTCTCGCGTGAGCTCATCGCACGCAATATCATTATCGACTACCGCGAGGGGGCTGGTATTCGTATTGCGCCGCACTTCTATAACAGCGATGAAGAAATCCGCATGACATTACAGACGATCGCCACCATCCTAGAAGATGGGAGCTGGCGACAGCATGCCCAGAACCGCGATTTTGTCACCTAA
- a CDS encoding fucose isomerase, producing MPYALPTIHHPAPIGEDEALLIASGDLRLSANQVCWPAQQEMERRIVNAFAAEGIHVRRAHAYDPVEKHGFISSQKMGMDVFKTIHPEARLIVAESVWQYSHHVLAGLRAHRGPILTIANWSGQWPGLVGMLNLNGSLTKMGVRYSTLWSENFDDDYFLSGIRNWIQTGRIVHDHSHVHDVIVGHLPDDEVALGTALANQLLAEKAIIGIFDEGCMGMYNAIIDDELLNPTGIYKERLSQSALLAAMARVSDDEAQAARAWLDERGVTFVTGTDHDTELTDAQILIQLKMYVAAVRIAHNFGCDAIGIQYQQGLKDMAPASDLVEGLLNNAERPPVYDPETGEELYAGQPLPHFNEVDEGAAVDALVTNRIWNAMGFDPATTLHDLRYGEHFSGGGVDAFVWVFLISGAAPASHFINGYAGATSVRQPPMYFPNGGGTLKGVSKPGEIVWSRIYVMNDALHCDIGRGTVVELPEEETERRWQDTNPQWPIMHAVLHGITRDQMMGRHKANHLNVAYAPTAEEADKALATKAAMLLAMGIQVHQCGSAVYGAEATESV from the coding sequence ATGCCTTATGCGCTGCCTACCATCCATCATCCCGCGCCGATTGGTGAGGATGAAGCACTCCTTATCGCCAGTGGCGATTTAAGACTATCCGCCAACCAGGTTTGCTGGCCGGCCCAACAAGAAATGGAACGCCGTATTGTCAACGCCTTTGCTGCTGAAGGCATCCATGTCAGGCGTGCTCACGCTTATGACCCCGTCGAAAAGCATGGGTTTATTTCCAGCCAGAAGATGGGCATGGACGTTTTCAAGACCATTCATCCGGAGGCTCGTCTCATCGTTGCGGAATCCGTCTGGCAGTACAGTCATCACGTTCTGGCAGGGCTGCGGGCACATCGGGGTCCCATTCTGACCATCGCCAATTGGAGTGGGCAGTGGCCCGGTCTGGTCGGTATGCTGAACCTGAATGGCTCATTGACGAAGATGGGCGTTCGTTACAGTACGCTCTGGAGCGAGAACTTCGACGATGATTATTTCCTATCCGGGATTCGCAATTGGATCCAGACCGGGCGCATCGTGCACGATCACAGCCATGTACATGACGTCATCGTCGGGCATCTGCCAGATGACGAAGTTGCCTTAGGGACTGCCCTTGCCAACCAACTCCTGGCAGAAAAAGCGATTATAGGGATCTTCGATGAAGGCTGTATGGGCATGTACAATGCCATCATCGATGACGAATTGCTCAACCCGACGGGCATTTATAAAGAGCGTCTCAGTCAATCTGCCCTGCTGGCTGCGATGGCACGCGTCAGTGATGATGAAGCCCAGGCAGCGCGTGCTTGGTTAGATGAGCGAGGCGTGACCTTCGTCACCGGGACAGACCATGACACGGAACTCACCGATGCCCAAATACTCATACAGCTCAAAATGTATGTTGCTGCTGTGCGCATCGCTCATAATTTTGGTTGCGATGCGATTGGCATTCAATATCAACAAGGGCTGAAAGATATGGCCCCGGCGTCAGACCTGGTGGAAGGTCTGCTCAATAATGCTGAGCGCCCACCTGTCTACGATCCAGAAACTGGCGAAGAACTGTATGCAGGGCAGCCGCTACCGCACTTTAATGAGGTTGATGAAGGGGCAGCTGTGGATGCATTGGTCACAAACCGCATCTGGAACGCTATGGGGTTCGACCCAGCGACAACCCTACACGACTTACGTTATGGGGAGCACTTCAGCGGGGGCGGCGTAGACGCCTTTGTGTGGGTCTTCTTGATCTCAGGCGCTGCGCCTGCATCGCATTTCATCAATGGTTATGCTGGCGCGACTAGCGTCCGCCAACCGCCGATGTACTTCCCAAATGGTGGTGGTACATTAAAAGGTGTGAGCAAGCCGGGAGAAATTGTCTGGAGCCGCATTTATGTGATGAACGATGCACTCCACTGTGATATAGGCCGCGGCACTGTGGTTGAACTGCCAGAAGAAGAAACAGAGCGCCGCTGGCAGGACACCAACCCACAATGGCCGATCATGCACGCTGTCCTGCATGGCATTACGCGGGACCAGATGATGGGCCGCCATAAAGCAAACCATCTCAATGTGGCTTATGCACCCACTGCGGAAGAAGCCGATAAGGCCCTGGCAACCAAAGCAGCGATGCTGCTGGCAATGGGTATCCAGGTGCATCAATGCGGCAGTGCCGTGTATGGCGCAGAAGCTACTGAGTCGGTCTAA
- a CDS encoding MFS transporter: MASQLTLSFHRDRFTWLAYGSLGFYAFLQAAIGPTLPYLREELGLNYTIGGLHITLFAAGIILASLTSAELAQRIGRNRLFWGGSLGMSFGALLFISAQAAILTLLGSFLMGYLGSYVLVMVQSTLSDRHQQYRTIALTESQITASGLATLSPLVLALGASTFLSWRLVYAIGIVLCFLLFITNITTPIPPSKPRKRKKAPQYTADTIVSTATDDEEATLPRIFWLIWLVIGIGVAVEWSIVAWTADYLANAHHLPQEQASGMVSVFLAAMVTGRFIGSRLTRHMRSENVLWIAAGLTSIGFIVLILASGGILPILGLLICGLGVANLFPMGQAIASEIGAELSDITSGYVSLASGCAMLIAPQILGALADVIGIESAFQMIIVLLIGYVLMYSIAQYLRR; this comes from the coding sequence ATGGCATCGCAACTTACCCTGTCTTTTCATCGTGATCGTTTTACATGGCTCGCTTATGGGTCGCTTGGCTTCTATGCATTTTTACAGGCCGCTATCGGGCCAACCCTCCCTTACCTCCGAGAAGAACTCGGCCTCAATTACACCATTGGCGGCCTGCATATCACATTATTTGCAGCAGGTATCATCCTCGCAAGCCTGACCAGTGCTGAACTGGCCCAGCGTATCGGGCGAAATCGCCTATTCTGGGGCGGCAGCCTGGGCATGTCCTTCGGCGCATTATTATTCATCAGCGCACAGGCGGCCATTCTGACGCTGCTCGGCAGCTTTTTGATGGGTTACCTCGGCTCTTATGTGCTGGTGATGGTGCAGTCGACACTATCAGACAGGCACCAGCAGTATCGGACAATCGCTCTGACAGAATCCCAGATTACAGCCAGCGGCCTGGCGACGCTATCGCCGCTTGTCCTGGCATTAGGGGCGAGCACGTTCCTATCCTGGCGGCTCGTGTATGCCATTGGGATCGTACTATGCTTCCTTCTGTTCATCACCAACATCACCACGCCTATCCCACCGTCTAAACCACGGAAGCGCAAAAAAGCGCCTCAATATACCGCGGATACCATCGTTAGCACGGCCACCGATGATGAAGAAGCCACACTGCCGCGCATCTTCTGGCTGATCTGGCTTGTCATCGGTATTGGCGTCGCTGTCGAATGGAGCATCGTCGCCTGGACAGCGGATTATCTAGCCAATGCCCACCATCTCCCGCAGGAACAGGCATCTGGCATGGTCAGCGTGTTCTTAGCCGCTATGGTCACCGGGCGATTCATTGGCAGCCGCCTGACCCGTCACATGCGCAGCGAAAATGTGCTGTGGATTGCGGCGGGGCTGACGTCGATTGGCTTTATCGTCTTAATCTTAGCCTCTGGCGGCATCCTTCCCATCCTGGGCCTGCTGATTTGCGGCCTGGGTGTGGCGAATTTGTTCCCTATGGGGCAAGCCATCGCCTCAGAAATTGGTGCTGAACTTTCCGACATCACCAGCGGCTATGTTTCGCTGGCAAGTGGCTGTGCCATGCTCATCGCGCCGCAGATATTGGGCGCTCTGGCCGATGTCATCGGGATTGAATCCGCTTTCCAGATGATTATCGTCCTGCTGATTGGCTATGTGCTGATGTACAGCATAGCCCAATATTTGCGGCGATAA
- a CDS encoding YjhG/YagF family D-xylonate dehydratase, whose amino-acid sequence MVTDEHSKDIYGDGTLIQKTRTHGHGTDGRIPLTEDLLLNAPSGNLFAMTQNVAMGWNPEEVNREQYVIVSTQGGLRAEDGTAVALGYHTGHWEIGLLVREAAEAIRSQDAIPFAVYCSDPCDGRSQGTTGMMDSLPYRNDAAIVMRRLIRSLPTRDGVMGVATCDKGLPATMIALAGCTAMPGVIVPGGVTLPTPEAEDAGSVQTIGARFAHDIISLDYAAEMGCKACGSSGGGCQFLGTAATAQVVAEAFGLSLPHSALAPSGEPIWLDMARRSALALMNLKAKGITLGDILTQKSLENAMLLHAAFGGSTNLLLHIPAIAYAAGLKPPTVEDWSRINRMTPRLVDALPNGPRNHPTVQVFMAGGVPEVMLHLRDMGLLHLDVLTVGDDTLGDVLDWWENSERRQLARERLAAEDHVDPADVIMDADTARKKGLSSTMLFPTGNIAPQGAVIKATAIDPSVVGADNVYRHRGPARVFTSEHAAIQAIKGLTENPVRPNDVLVLAGVGPSGTGMEETYQVTSALKFIPWGKQVPILTDARFSGVSTGACIGHIGPEALVGGPIGRLRDGDLIEIVIDRNALHGTINFLGPDGEEQTPEAAQRILLNRPPHPGLQANPKLPDDTRLWAALQAASGGVWAGSVYDVDKIITTLQAGMKVLSEERTI is encoded by the coding sequence ATGGTTACTGATGAGCACTCTAAAGACATTTATGGCGATGGTACCCTCATTCAAAAGACCCGCACCCACGGTCACGGCACAGATGGTCGTATCCCGCTGACGGAAGATTTGCTGCTGAATGCCCCTAGTGGCAATCTCTTTGCGATGACGCAAAATGTGGCGATGGGCTGGAACCCTGAAGAAGTCAATCGAGAGCAGTATGTGATCGTCAGTACACAGGGCGGCCTGCGGGCAGAAGATGGTACCGCCGTAGCGCTTGGCTATCATACCGGGCATTGGGAAATCGGCCTGCTTGTCAGGGAGGCTGCTGAGGCTATTCGTTCCCAGGATGCGATTCCGTTCGCTGTCTATTGCAGTGATCCATGTGATGGGCGTAGCCAGGGCACGACCGGCATGATGGACAGCTTACCCTATCGCAATGATGCGGCTATCGTGATGCGCCGATTGATCCGCTCATTGCCCACACGCGATGGCGTCATGGGCGTAGCCACGTGCGATAAAGGTTTGCCCGCGACGATGATTGCTTTGGCTGGTTGTACGGCTATGCCCGGCGTCATCGTTCCGGGGGGTGTCACGCTGCCAACGCCAGAAGCAGAAGATGCCGGGTCGGTGCAAACGATCGGGGCGCGTTTTGCCCACGATATCATCAGCCTGGATTACGCCGCTGAGATGGGCTGTAAAGCCTGTGGTTCTTCAGGCGGGGGGTGTCAATTCTTGGGTACAGCCGCCACTGCGCAAGTCGTCGCGGAAGCGTTTGGGCTCTCTTTGCCGCACAGCGCGCTTGCGCCTTCTGGTGAGCCAATCTGGCTGGATATGGCGCGACGTAGTGCGCTGGCCCTGATGAACCTGAAAGCGAAAGGCATCACCCTGGGCGATATTCTCACCCAGAAGTCGCTGGAAAATGCGATGTTGCTGCACGCGGCTTTTGGTGGCTCGACCAATCTTTTGCTGCATATCCCGGCCATTGCTTATGCCGCTGGCCTCAAACCGCCGACTGTTGAGGATTGGAGCCGCATCAACCGGATGACGCCTCGCCTTGTCGATGCGCTGCCCAATGGACCGCGTAACCATCCCACAGTGCAGGTTTTTATGGCGGGTGGTGTGCCAGAAGTCATGTTGCATCTGCGTGATATGGGCCTGCTGCATCTGGATGTATTGACAGTTGGCGACGACACACTCGGTGATGTGCTCGATTGGTGGGAAAATAGCGAGCGGCGGCAATTGGCGCGGGAGCGCCTGGCCGCAGAGGATCATGTTGACCCGGCGGATGTGATCATGGATGCAGATACCGCCCGCAAAAAGGGCCTTTCCAGCACGATGTTATTTCCTACGGGCAACATCGCCCCACAGGGTGCAGTGATTAAAGCTACCGCGATTGATCCGTCTGTGGTGGGTGCAGATAATGTCTATCGTCATCGCGGACCTGCGCGTGTTTTCACCAGTGAACATGCTGCGATTCAGGCCATTAAAGGCCTGACGGAGAACCCTGTCAGACCCAATGATGTGCTGGTCCTGGCGGGTGTTGGCCCTAGCGGCACCGGCATGGAAGAAACCTATCAGGTGACGTCAGCGCTGAAGTTCATCCCCTGGGGCAAACAGGTGCCCATTCTGACGGATGCACGCTTTTCTGGGGTATCGACAGGTGCTTGTATCGGTCATATCGGCCCTGAAGCGTTGGTTGGTGGGCCGATTGGCCGCTTACGCGATGGGGATTTGATTGAGATCGTGATTGATCGCAATGCGCTGCATGGAACGATCAACTTCCTGGGGCCAGATGGCGAAGAACAAACGCCAGAAGCCGCCCAGCGTATTTTGCTCAATCGGCCACCACACCCTGGCTTGCAGGCAAACCCGAAGCTGCCCGATGATACGCGCTTATGGGCAGCATTACAGGCCGCGAGTGGTGGGGTCTGGGCTGGCAGTGTGTATGACGTCGATAAGATCATCACCACACTGCAAGCCGGGATGAAAGTGCTCTCAGAAGAGCGCACGATTTAA